The Dehalococcoides mccartyi CG5 genome contains the following window.
CTAGAGTAGTAGCCAAAGCACCGAAGATGTAAAAGTCGTACCATTCTATAACCGTCCCGGCAGAGGAGGCAAATATTACCTTCCATATGCCTTTGGGAGTGGGGGGGCTAGATGTTTGCATCATATGTCCCTCCTAATAGCTCTTATAATTTATTTGTTAACTCTGTGCTTCACCGCTTAATATATTTGAATTATTCGTTTGAGCGGATAAGCATAATGGGAATATGGGAATGACGGACAACCCGTTCGGCTACGCTTCCCAGTAACCAGCGGGCAGCACCACTCCGTCCATGTGTGGACATAGCAATTACGTCCACCTTCTCTTCCTCTGCAACACTTAGTATGACTTCAGCCGCTCCGCCTTCCCTTAGCAGAACCCTGACATCATACCCTTCGCCTTTGAGTTTGTTTTCGACACGAACCATATATTCTTTGCCGGAGTCTACTTGTTCGTTTACCGAAATAGCGGCAATGGCAGGGTCTGAAAATGCAAATTCAACCGCAGGGTTAGACACCACATTTAAAAGCAGGATCTGGCTACCCTCTGAAAAGGCTAAAGCCTTGGCATGAGGTAATACTCCTTCAGCAGCCTTTGAACCGTCTAACGGAACCAGGATTTTCTTGTACATTCATTACCTCCTGATAATTACTGGTCTTACATGTGCCTAATGGAAAAGACCTGCTTTTAGCGGTTTCTAAGCCTGATTGGATTTAACATACCCCTTGCCGTTTATATCCGTTTAAACCATAAAACGAGAGAAAACTACTCCCCTTCTATTTGTCGGAAATCTTCGGCAAACCAGAAATACAATACCAATCAGTCAAGTGCTGTGATTACAGCAGTCAGAGGTACCCTGCGCGTACTAAAAAATTATCAGTACCCGCAGAATAGAATAAAAGAAAAGTTGCTCATGCTTTCCGACCTCCTTAAGATTTACTCAGACAGTTAAAGGATAACTATGCCGGGGTAAATTCGGGAACCTTCTCCTATTGGAGAACTAGGGAAGCAGAGAAATAAGAAGTGTCAACAGAATAACCTAATTCAATAAATAATGTCAAATTTAGCCCCTCAAAAGGCTCAAATAAGCCATTTTATAGCTAATATATCTGTGAAGTTGTCACACAGGGAAGCTTACTGTCTATAAAAAGGCGGTTTCTTCAGGGGCTTTTTTAGCCACAAAACTCTCGGGGGCAACAATGCCGCTTGAGATAAGCATTTTTATAGCCACTTCTACCGGTATATCCGTACGCATCAGCTTTTCGTCAGGAACCAGTTCCAGATAACCGCTGGTGGGATTGGGGACATTAGGTATAAATACCAGATTGTATTCCTGCCCGTCTTCTTTGTTTACAACCCTATTGGTTATAAAACCCATAGCTTTTAGACCCGGCTTGGGAAACTCCAGTATAACTACCTCGCGAAAAGATGCTTTTTTCAGGCCGGACACACTCTCAAGTACCTGTTTAACCCCTTTTTGAATTTGCCCGAAGATGGGCAGGCGATAGGCTAAATTTTCGAAAGTCTTTACCACCCGATGCCCCAGATAATTACTGAGAATAATGCCAACTATGAGTACCAGTAGAATAGTGAAAGCCACCCCCAGCCCCACAATCTCTTGGCCAAATATACCGGATACTACGGGCTGGAGAATATTATCAATGGACTGAAACAGCCAAATGAGCACCAGTATTGAAGCGCCTACCGGCACTACAATAAGAATACCGGCTAAAAACCTGCTCCGCAGATATTTGAGAATACTGGTCCAAATATTTTGGTTTTCAGGCATTTATTTCTCTCCGAAACAACTGACATACAAACCGGATTATACCATTTAAAGCGAGCATGCCAGACAAACAAGGACGGCAGTCACCCCCTCCGGATTAACTGCCGTCCGTTCTACCTCAAACCGGGTTACGTATGCACCCGGTAAGGTCCGAACAACTATATTATTTGGGCGGAAGTAACACTTTGTCAATAACATGTATCAAACCATTTGTGGCTTCCAAATTTTTGGTGATAACATGAGAGGTATTTAATGCCAGCATTTTGCCAGAAACCTGAATCTCCACCGGTTTATCCAGAGCGGTATTGGTGGAGTACAGTTTAGTCAGCTCTTCAACTGTATGGCGGCCAGGTATTAGGTGGTAAAGCAGTATAGATTTCAATTCAGATTCATTTTCCATCAGGTAATCCAGCATGCCGTCAGGCATTTTGGCAAAAGCGTCGTTATCCGGTGCCAGTATGGTAAAAGGCCCGCCCCGGAGGGTGCCTATAAGACCAGTTTGGGTAACTGCTTTGCACAAGATGGAAAGGTTTATATTTCCAAATGCGGTATCAACCAAATCCAGCATAAATCCCTCCTTCCCTGCTATTTACTCCATTACTATCAGTTTAAATACCTTATCGCCAAAAAGTAAATACCTCCCTGACAGTTAATATATTTTTTATTATGTAAGTAATTTTCATTCAGAAAACACCTTGTTTGAAGGTACTTTACATCAACACTCAGCGGTCATAGCCTTTATTATTTGGAGCTAAAGTGAGAAAATATGGCGTTTAGAAAAAGACTGGAGTAAAGAACTTGGATAACAAGACAAAACTGAAACTCTGCCTGCTGGCTAATGCGTCTGATGAATCAAACTTAAAATGGGCAAATTCCTTTGCCAGACGCGGTCATGAGGTGCATATATTCAGCTATGACCAAATAAAAGACGGGATTGAACTGGCGAAAGGAATCAAGTTTCACCATCTGGTATTTCCGGTCAAATACCCATTTACTTACCTTACTTTTTTCCAAGCCCAGATTTCACTTATGCTTCTTAAGCCGGATATCATTCATGCGATAAATATGTCCGACTACGGGATACTGGCCGGGCTGGTCTGCCGCATAGGCCGCTTAAATCCCATAACCCTGACAGCCGTAGGGAATGATATAC
Protein-coding sequences here:
- a CDS encoding universal stress protein → MYKKILVPLDGSKAAEGVLPHAKALAFSEGSQILLLNVVSNPAVEFAFSDPAIAAISVNEQVDSGKEYMVRVENKLKGEGYDVRVLLREGGAAEVILSVAEEEKVDVIAMSTHGRSGAARWLLGSVAERVVRHSHIPIMLIRSNE
- a CDS encoding DUF502 domain-containing protein, with product MPENQNIWTSILKYLRSRFLAGILIVVPVGASILVLIWLFQSIDNILQPVVSGIFGQEIVGLGVAFTILLVLIVGIILSNYLGHRVVKTFENLAYRLPIFGQIQKGVKQVLESVSGLKKASFREVVILEFPKPGLKAMGFITNRVVNKEDGQEYNLVFIPNVPNPTSGYLELVPDEKLMRTDIPVEVAIKMLISSGIVAPESFVAKKAPEETAFL
- a CDS encoding fasciclin domain-containing protein, producing MLDLVDTAFGNINLSILCKAVTQTGLIGTLRGGPFTILAPDNDAFAKMPDGMLDYLMENESELKSILLYHLIPGRHTVEELTKLYSTNTALDKPVEIQVSGKMLALNTSHVITKNLEATNGLIHVIDKVLLPPK
- a CDS encoding glycosyltransferase; translated protein: MDNKTKLKLCLLANASDESNLKWANSFARRGHEVHIFSYDQIKDGIELAKGIKFHHLVFPVKYPFTYLTFFQAQISLMLLKPDIIHAINMSDYGILAGLVCRIGRLNPITLTAVGNDILHDSHTAHGWAIKHVLPLSKVVTCDTDEIALDMVKLGMKEDHIFLMSRSGELDLSRLEATYLAMRKTRS